A portion of the Paenibacillus marchantiae genome contains these proteins:
- a CDS encoding DHA2 family efflux MFS transporter permease subunit: MKAGSVQDQQETKQYKVFPILFAMLLSGFIGLFGETALNVALTPLMGLLEVGPTTIQWLTTGYLLVLGILVPVSGMLLQWFSTRQLFTTSLIFSIAGTIVAAIAPSFEILLVARVLQAIGTALLLPLMFNTILVIFPIEKRGAAMGLIGLVIMFAPASGPSISGLILANLSWHWIFWISLPFFIISLVCGLLFLPNISKLTKPKIDVLSIVLSTLGFGGIVYGFSSAGGHGESGGGWTSPIVVATLVIGVLSLLLFSIRQLRMKQPMMDLRAFKYPMFTVGLILIFLCMMMMLSSMLILPMYLQQGMAVTALTAGLVLLPGSLLNGFLSPVMGRLFDKFGPKWLVIIGLAIVTVVLFLYTGITPTTTLGKIITLHIFMMIGISMIMMPAQTNGLNQLPPDFYPHGTAIMNTLQQVSGAIGTAVAVSILSAGQTRFLSGVTDPESPENQLAGFTSGVQNAFIFALVLAIIGLITSLFVKRVKVGAQQGQQGPMH; encoded by the coding sequence GAAGGCTGGTTCTGTACAGGATCAACAAGAAACAAAACAATATAAAGTATTTCCGATTTTATTCGCCATGTTACTTAGCGGCTTTATTGGTCTGTTCGGTGAAACGGCACTAAATGTGGCATTGACACCGCTTATGGGCTTGCTCGAAGTTGGACCTACTACCATTCAGTGGTTAACTACAGGTTATTTGCTCGTTTTGGGTATTTTGGTGCCGGTTTCCGGTATGCTGTTACAATGGTTTTCGACGAGACAGTTGTTCACGACTTCTCTGATTTTTTCGATTGCAGGAACGATAGTTGCTGCTATTGCACCGAGCTTTGAAATTCTGTTGGTGGCGCGGGTATTGCAAGCTATAGGTACAGCTCTGTTACTGCCACTAATGTTCAACACTATATTGGTTATCTTCCCGATTGAAAAGCGTGGCGCTGCCATGGGATTGATCGGTTTGGTTATCATGTTTGCACCAGCAAGTGGACCGAGTATCTCGGGTCTGATTCTGGCCAATCTGAGCTGGCACTGGATTTTCTGGATCTCCTTGCCGTTCTTCATTATTTCATTGGTATGCGGCTTGCTGTTCTTACCGAATATCTCGAAGCTGACCAAGCCCAAAATTGATGTTCTTTCCATTGTGCTTTCCACACTTGGTTTTGGTGGTATCGTGTACGGATTCAGCAGTGCAGGAGGACATGGGGAAAGTGGCGGTGGCTGGACCAGTCCTATCGTTGTAGCCACACTGGTTATTGGAGTATTATCTTTGCTGCTGTTCAGCATCCGTCAATTGAGAATGAAACAGCCGATGATGGATCTGCGGGCATTTAAATATCCAATGTTTACAGTCGGCTTGATTCTGATCTTCCTTTGTATGATGATGATGTTGTCATCCATGCTGATCCTGCCGATGTACCTGCAACAAGGTATGGCGGTCACGGCTCTGACTGCCGGTCTGGTTCTGCTGCCGGGCAGCTTGCTGAATGGATTCTTGTCCCCGGTTATGGGGCGTCTGTTTGACAAATTCGGTCCGAAGTGGCTTGTGATTATCGGTCTTGCGATCGTAACTGTTGTACTCTTCTTGTACACTGGAATCACTCCGACAACGACTCTGGGCAAGATTATTACGCTGCATATCTTCATGATGATCGGGATTTCAATGATCATGATGCCTGCACAAACCAACGGCTTGAATCAATTGCCACCTGATTTCTATCCTCACGGAACGGCGATTATGAATACATTGCAGCAGGTATCCGGAGCTATTGGTACAGCTGTTGCGGTAAGTATACTGAGCGCAGGTCAGACCCGCTTCTTGAGCGGTGTGACGGATCCTGAGAGCCCAGAGAATCAGTTGGCAGGTTTCACATCCGGTGTACAAAATGCATTTATTTTCGCACTGGTACTTGCTATCATTGGTCTGATCACTTCACTCTTCGTAAAACGAGTTAAGGTCGGTGCTCAGCAGGGCCAACAAGGTCCTATGCATTAA
- a CDS encoding protein kinase family protein, with the protein MRIVKSIPANIEQLLDRYEKNGHLTMQASLMGKQSVVYRLQEYCLKVYTPRGKVDGELECEALLSLQNNLHVPELYAYAPGKFVLTEWIEGFNLRQYRATYGHIPHNLIYDMFSTELQQIQAGYRDWDVIRYENLLWTDIREVKRTDFWLCEPVSCLRIRERLQQEIIRKIERIYSGDGADLGEIVHYFDRHGLTTTEVQEALVNFRSLTPRMALAQ; encoded by the coding sequence ATGAGAATCGTTAAATCAATTCCTGCGAATATTGAACAATTGCTAGATCGTTATGAGAAAAATGGTCATCTGACCATGCAAGCTTCACTAATGGGAAAGCAGTCGGTTGTTTATCGTTTACAAGAGTACTGCCTTAAGGTATATACGCCTCGTGGAAAAGTGGATGGAGAATTGGAATGTGAGGCGCTCTTGTCATTGCAAAACAACCTTCATGTTCCCGAACTGTATGCGTACGCTCCTGGGAAATTTGTGCTGACAGAATGGATCGAAGGATTCAATCTGAGACAATATCGGGCAACGTATGGACACATACCGCACAATCTAATATATGATATGTTTTCAACAGAACTTCAGCAGATTCAGGCAGGTTATCGTGATTGGGATGTCATTCGATATGAGAATTTGCTATGGACTGACATAAGGGAGGTCAAACGAACTGATTTTTGGCTATGTGAACCTGTTAGTTGCCTGCGGATACGGGAGCGATTACAACAAGAGATTATTCGAAAGATTGAGCGGATATACAGCGGTGATGGAGCTGACCTGGGGGAGATCGTGCATTATTTTGATCGACACGGTCTCACGACCACGGAGGTCCAAGAGGCATTAGTAAATTTCAGATCGCTAACACCGAGGATGGCACTGGCACAGTAA
- a CDS encoding alpha/beta fold hydrolase, giving the protein MMKKFRRRLFKTFIFGAVALLLLLVTGLIYQQVSTRQDQKTFIPPGKLYSIHGDNMHLYTGGQGDATVVLASGWGTADPYVDFYPLYEKLAPYTKFAVYDRFGYGYSDMTDKKRDVDTVADELHELLEVSGQKPPYVLVGHSLGSLETLRFAQKYPDEVQGIVMLDGGSPEYYANDTDDIASVIGGFMNQFRIKTGLFRLTLQSDAVVEASNANRNGLKFVPDDLKKIDTTALLLNYGNANTVDELREMTANAKVVVDNKKPFPFPLTILTADYFGASEPIWDKTQAEFTSWSEHSKHVTVKDTEHYIHQYHPDLVANEILELVKK; this is encoded by the coding sequence ATGATGAAAAAATTTCGCAGAAGATTATTTAAGACGTTTATATTCGGAGCAGTGGCTTTACTTCTCCTTCTGGTTACGGGCTTGATCTATCAACAAGTGAGTACCCGTCAGGATCAGAAAACATTTATTCCGCCTGGCAAGCTCTACAGCATACATGGTGACAATATGCATTTATATACGGGTGGTCAAGGAGATGCAACAGTTGTCCTTGCATCCGGGTGGGGCACAGCTGATCCTTATGTAGACTTTTATCCGCTCTACGAAAAGCTTGCACCCTATACGAAATTCGCGGTTTACGATCGCTTTGGTTATGGTTATAGCGATATGACCGATAAGAAACGCGATGTCGATACCGTGGCAGATGAATTGCACGAGTTATTAGAGGTATCTGGGCAAAAGCCACCATACGTTCTGGTGGGCCACTCCCTCGGTTCGCTGGAAACACTCCGGTTTGCGCAAAAATATCCGGATGAAGTTCAAGGTATTGTCATGTTAGATGGGGGAAGTCCGGAATATTACGCCAATGACACTGACGATATAGCAAGTGTGATTGGTGGCTTCATGAACCAATTCCGGATCAAAACCGGTTTATTTCGGTTGACTTTACAATCTGACGCTGTTGTGGAAGCTTCCAATGCCAATCGCAACGGCCTGAAGTTTGTACCAGATGATCTGAAGAAAATAGATACCACGGCTCTATTGCTTAACTATGGGAATGCCAACACCGTGGATGAGTTGCGTGAAATGACAGCCAATGCCAAGGTTGTCGTCGACAACAAAAAGCCCTTCCCGTTTCCGCTTACCATACTGACAGCAGATTACTTCGGAGCCAGTGAGCCGATATGGGATAAAACCCAAGCTGAATTTACGTCCTGGTCGGAACATTCCAAACATGTGACCGTTAAGGATACCGAGCACTATATTCATCAATATCACCCGGATCTTGTTGCCAATGAAATATTGGAACTGGTCAAGAAGTAG
- a CDS encoding MBL fold metallo-hydrolase, translated as MTKYENQVPTSAGMSFSSLVSMLKDSMRKSIERRPAGNIPVEKYEPAESLNVSDHPQVTWFGHSAFLLEIEGHRLLFDPMLGNRPSPVSWAGTKRYSTNLPIQPEDFPALDAIIISHDHYDHLDYSSIRRLKNKTQRFIVPLGVRRRLIQLGVPSEQITEHKWWDELSFKGLTLACTPARHFSGRGLLDRNSTLWCSWVIAGQETKVFFSGDSGYGPHFKEIGSKYGPFDLTLMECGQYDERWSNIHMMPEETVQAHLDVRGGLLIPIHWAAFTLAYHAWNEPIERITKAAHALNVTIATPKIGEKVVLHTGAYPSQPWWRSN; from the coding sequence ATGACAAAATACGAAAATCAGGTTCCGACATCCGCAGGTATGAGCTTCAGCTCCCTCGTGAGCATGTTGAAAGATTCCATGCGGAAAAGTATAGAGCGAAGACCTGCGGGTAACATTCCCGTAGAAAAATATGAACCAGCGGAATCGTTAAATGTATCCGATCATCCGCAGGTAACATGGTTCGGTCATTCGGCTTTTTTGCTTGAGATCGAAGGACACAGATTGCTCTTTGATCCAATGCTGGGCAACCGTCCATCTCCTGTATCTTGGGCGGGTACGAAACGATACAGCACTAACCTGCCAATTCAACCCGAGGACTTTCCAGCTTTGGATGCGATCATTATATCGCATGACCATTATGATCATCTGGACTATTCCTCTATCCGCAGATTGAAAAATAAAACACAGCGGTTTATCGTCCCACTCGGCGTGCGTCGAAGACTAATTCAACTGGGTGTGCCCTCGGAACAGATTACCGAGCATAAGTGGTGGGATGAGCTATCCTTCAAAGGTCTGACATTAGCCTGCACGCCGGCGCGGCATTTCTCGGGCAGAGGGTTGTTGGACCGCAATTCGACACTGTGGTGTTCGTGGGTTATTGCTGGACAAGAAACGAAGGTTTTCTTTAGCGGCGACAGCGGATACGGTCCTCATTTTAAGGAAATCGGCAGTAAGTATGGACCCTTTGACCTGACCCTGATGGAATGCGGACAATATGATGAGCGTTGGTCCAACATTCATATGATGCCGGAAGAAACGGTACAGGCTCATTTGGATGTAAGAGGAGGGCTGCTCATCCCGATTCATTGGGCCGCATTTACGTTGGCCTATCATGCCTGGAACGAGCCGATTGAACGGATCACCAAGGCTGCACATGCCCTGAATGTCACCATTGCAACACCCAAAATCGGTGAGAAGGTTGTGCTGCATACGGGAGCTTACCCAAGCCAACCGTGGTGGAGATCAAACTGA
- a CDS encoding LysE family transporter, whose protein sequence is MNIIPLLTYAIVASFTPGPNNIIAMTHARNEGFKKIIPFIAGVAAGCLLIMFLSSYFNLILHQYIPRIKPALNILGCVYMIYLAIKIMRSKPANAKDPKVNRFTFLFGFTLQFINPKVILYGLTAISVFVMPLGDSHVHMIVFSLLLTIIGISANMTWGLCGMLFQSFLLKYERPFNILMGVLLIYSALSILK, encoded by the coding sequence ATGAATATCATTCCGTTACTGACTTACGCAATCGTTGCTTCATTCACACCGGGTCCCAATAACATCATCGCCATGACTCACGCAAGAAACGAAGGATTCAAAAAAATTATTCCGTTTATTGCCGGCGTAGCAGCTGGCTGCCTGCTTATTATGTTCCTGTCTAGTTATTTCAACCTTATTCTGCATCAATACATCCCTAGGATCAAACCGGCCCTGAACATATTGGGGTGTGTATACATGATCTATTTGGCGATCAAAATCATGCGAAGTAAACCTGCAAATGCCAAAGATCCAAAGGTGAATCGTTTTACGTTTCTCTTTGGCTTCACCCTGCAATTCATAAACCCTAAAGTCATTCTGTATGGTCTTACGGCCATCTCGGTATTTGTTATGCCTCTCGGAGACTCTCATGTTCATATGATCGTATTTTCGTTACTTCTAACCATCATTGGCATTAGTGCCAATATGACTTGGGGGTTATGCGGTATGTTATTTCAGAGCTTTTTATTGAAATATGAACGTCCTTTTAATATTCTAATGGGTGTTTTGCTCATCTATAGCGCCCTATCGATTTTAAAATAA
- a CDS encoding helix-turn-helix domain-containing protein, producing the protein MKNINVVLAQNLKQLREQRKLSLDKVAEMSGISKTMLGQIERGESNPTIATVWKIANGLKISFTALIHEPKSDTTVVTGSDIQALMEDEGKIRIYPHFPFEEGRRFEMYMMEMDEESSLNAEPHIEGAEEFITVFEGEVTIRVGAEDYTVKQGESIRFRADKPHGYKNSGASANKLSMVIHYSK; encoded by the coding sequence TTGAAAAACATTAATGTTGTTCTGGCTCAGAATTTGAAGCAGCTCAGGGAACAAAGAAAGCTTAGTTTGGACAAGGTTGCTGAGATGTCTGGAATTAGCAAGACGATGCTGGGTCAGATAGAACGTGGTGAATCCAACCCTACAATAGCGACGGTATGGAAAATTGCGAATGGCCTGAAAATTTCGTTCACTGCCTTAATCCACGAGCCAAAGTCGGACACTACAGTTGTAACGGGCAGTGATATTCAAGCATTGATGGAGGATGAGGGAAAGATTCGGATATATCCCCATTTTCCCTTCGAAGAGGGGCGCCGTTTTGAAATGTACATGATGGAAATGGATGAAGAGTCTTCTTTGAATGCTGAACCACATATAGAAGGAGCAGAGGAATTTATTACAGTTTTTGAAGGGGAAGTTACGATTCGGGTTGGTGCAGAGGATTATACGGTAAAACAAGGGGAGTCGATCCGTTTTCGCGCGGACAAACCCCATGGCTATAAAAATTCGGGTGCCTCTGCGAATAAATTAAGCATGGTCATCCATTATTCAAAATGA
- a CDS encoding response regulator transcription factor, whose translation MNQILIVDDDVFIRELVSTILKQEGFLTIEAVDGHDALQKVAEVNPSLCIIDIMMPNMDGFELCRELRRYHEDIPILMLTAKEDITQKVKGFEMGTDDYLTKPFEPAELIARTKALLKRYKINASQSVTVGRITLDRSSYAVIMEGNNHTIPMKEFELLFKLAGNANKTLSRNQLIEDLWGYDFEGNERTLDVHINRLRERYQPETAGFKITTIRGLGYRLEETP comes from the coding sequence ATGAATCAAATTCTAATTGTCGATGATGATGTTTTTATCCGCGAACTTGTAAGTACGATCCTGAAACAGGAGGGATTTCTTACAATTGAAGCGGTTGATGGACATGATGCGCTGCAAAAAGTAGCAGAAGTGAATCCAAGCCTTTGCATTATAGATATTATGATGCCAAATATGGACGGTTTTGAATTGTGTCGCGAGCTTCGGCGCTATCATGAGGATATTCCGATTTTAATGCTAACTGCGAAGGAGGATATCACTCAAAAAGTCAAAGGATTTGAAATGGGTACGGATGATTACCTCACCAAACCGTTTGAACCTGCTGAACTGATAGCCCGTACGAAGGCATTGCTGAAGCGTTATAAAATAAATGCCTCCCAATCGGTTACCGTTGGACGAATCACGCTAGACAGAAGCAGTTATGCTGTCATTATGGAGGGGAATAATCATACGATTCCTATGAAAGAGTTTGAATTGTTATTTAAGCTTGCGGGTAATGCCAATAAAACACTCTCCCGTAATCAGTTGATTGAGGATTTATGGGGGTATGATTTTGAAGGAAATGAACGCACACTGGATGTACATATCAATCGGTTGAGAGAACGTTATCAACCGGAGACGGCAGGTTTCAAGATTACAACCATTCGAGGATTGGGTTATCGATTGGAGGAGACACCTTGA
- a CDS encoding sensor histidine kinase translates to MKKEGAFNRAEMDMFIRRTIFFLVLFCVSLCVGYVLMQWIYKVTGNPPELIAHLLTAIVGLALMPLVGYVWAWIRGEERKDRRFIFNKQRTELLEAMSRIAKGDFNVSVKMEVEQGPYQEVVDSVNTMARELGSVEKMRQDFISNVSHEIQSPLASISGYASLLKNKSVNQEQIVLYADIIETESKRLSKLSGNLLRLSALESDYTSMEKKAYRLDRQLENILLMLEPQWAEKQIQLDVSMPVTTIIGNEDLLSQVWINLLHNAIKFTPEEGTIGVTLDCHQDEVVCTITDNGVGISPEDQLHIFERFFKADKARTRSLGGNGLGLSLVQKIVKMHGGQVTAKSELGQGSEFVVSLPLITEKS, encoded by the coding sequence TTGAAGAAAGAAGGGGCTTTCAATCGAGCGGAGATGGATATGTTTATAAGGCGAACGATTTTCTTCCTGGTGCTCTTCTGTGTATCTCTATGTGTTGGATATGTGCTAATGCAGTGGATCTATAAGGTGACTGGGAATCCCCCGGAACTGATTGCCCATCTTCTTACTGCGATTGTTGGCTTGGCTCTTATGCCGTTGGTAGGTTACGTGTGGGCATGGATCCGTGGCGAAGAACGGAAGGATCGCAGATTCATTTTCAATAAACAACGTACAGAATTGCTTGAAGCGATGAGCAGGATTGCCAAGGGAGATTTCAATGTATCTGTGAAGATGGAGGTCGAACAGGGCCCGTATCAGGAGGTGGTGGACAGCGTAAATACCATGGCTAGAGAACTTGGCTCGGTGGAAAAGATGCGCCAGGATTTTATATCCAATGTATCTCATGAGATCCAGTCCCCGCTCGCTTCCATCAGTGGGTATGCCTCGTTGCTGAAAAATAAAAGTGTGAATCAAGAGCAAATCGTGTTATATGCAGATATTATTGAAACGGAGAGTAAGCGATTATCCAAGCTGAGTGGTAATTTGTTGCGTCTTTCCGCATTGGAGTCCGATTATACTTCCATGGAGAAGAAAGCTTATCGTTTGGACAGACAACTTGAGAACATCCTTCTTATGCTGGAACCCCAATGGGCTGAAAAACAAATTCAATTGGATGTATCTATGCCTGTGACCACGATTATAGGGAACGAGGATTTGCTAAGTCAGGTGTGGATCAATCTGCTGCACAATGCAATCAAATTCACACCTGAAGAGGGGACCATTGGGGTAACGCTTGATTGTCATCAAGATGAGGTTGTATGTACGATTACGGACAATGGCGTGGGCATCTCACCAGAAGATCAGCTGCACATTTTTGAACGGTTTTTCAAGGCGGATAAAGCTCGAACCCGTTCCCTGGGAGGCAATGGACTTGGGCTGTCTCTTGTCCAAAAAATTGTGAAGATGCATGGCGGACAAGTTACTGCCAAAAGTGAGCTGGGACAGGGATCGGAATTTGTTGTGAGTTTACCCCTGATCACTGAAAAATCCTGA
- a CDS encoding FAD-dependent oxidoreductase, giving the protein MSNQHKRIAIIGAGPGGLTLARILQQAGYSPVVYESDPYPAFREQGGTLDLDQESGQKALQMAGLLDQFHAICRFEGQALKLSNKRGNILLDAQGDLDPTEHDRPEIDRSVLRTMLLDSLQPNSIQWGYKLLKAVPLDQGKHELRFENGFTETVDLVIAADGAFSKVRPLVSDATAEYSGVSMIELNILNAAAQFPELAAFNGMGSMYALGDHKGIMAQLNGDKRIRVYLGFQVERDWLEQSNIPFENLEEAKKEILPLFEDWDEQLKSYIRCANGAITPRRIYMLPVPHQWEHKSGVTLIGDAAHLMSPFAGAGANLAMLDAAELANSIINHADLDKAVQEYETKMFEYAAETATVTQSNMELFFSDNAIEALCELMNELTIQA; this is encoded by the coding sequence ATGAGTAATCAACATAAACGTATCGCTATTATTGGAGCGGGTCCTGGCGGACTCACTTTGGCAAGAATTTTGCAGCAGGCTGGTTACAGTCCTGTCGTGTATGAAAGTGATCCATATCCTGCATTTCGCGAACAAGGAGGTACACTTGATTTGGATCAGGAGAGCGGTCAAAAAGCATTACAGATGGCCGGACTACTCGATCAGTTCCATGCCATTTGCCGTTTTGAAGGACAGGCATTAAAACTTTCGAATAAAAGAGGAAACATTCTGCTTGATGCCCAGGGAGACCTTGATCCTACAGAACATGACCGTCCTGAAATTGACCGTTCCGTGCTGCGGACGATGCTGCTTGACTCGCTGCAGCCGAATTCCATTCAATGGGGGTATAAATTGTTGAAGGCTGTACCGCTTGATCAGGGAAAACATGAACTGCGGTTTGAAAATGGGTTTACCGAAACCGTTGATCTGGTCATTGCAGCAGATGGTGCTTTTTCCAAAGTTCGTCCATTGGTCAGTGATGCAACCGCAGAATATTCGGGTGTGAGCATGATTGAACTTAACATCCTGAATGCCGCAGCCCAGTTTCCCGAACTTGCAGCATTTAATGGGATGGGAAGTATGTATGCCTTGGGCGATCACAAAGGAATTATGGCACAGCTGAATGGTGACAAACGGATTCGGGTTTACCTGGGTTTCCAGGTGGAACGAGATTGGCTGGAACAGAGCAATATTCCTTTTGAGAACTTGGAAGAAGCGAAGAAAGAGATATTGCCGTTATTTGAAGATTGGGACGAACAACTGAAGAGTTATATCCGATGTGCTAACGGGGCAATCACACCCAGACGAATATATATGCTGCCTGTCCCTCACCAGTGGGAACATAAATCTGGCGTTACACTGATAGGCGATGCCGCCCACCTGATGTCTCCCTTTGCGGGAGCAGGGGCCAATCTGGCGATGCTGGATGCTGCCGAGCTTGCCAATTCCATTATAAATCATGCTGATCTTGACAAAGCCGTGCAGGAATATGAAACCAAGATGTTTGAGTACGCGGCGGAAACGGCAACCGTTACCCAGTCCAACATGGAATTGTTTTTCTCGGACAATGCCATTGAAGCATTATGTGAACTAATGAATGAACTCACAATCCAAGCGTAA
- a CDS encoding MBL fold metallo-hydrolase translates to MKKSGVISLELGIELPQGMWTFTPSLLYSEDELILVDTGVAGMVQEVSSKLKEAGYSIEQLTGILLTHQDPDHIGNLTEIIKTYPGKKVYAHAADRPYIDGELPLLKQMPPTVQLKTAHFPLVSGAVVTDTVEDGDELAFGGGVIVIETPGHTPGHISLYQPASKTLIAGDAMLIRGGQLQGPNPVQTPDLKQAYESLSKFAAYDIEKILCYHGGWYEGNVNERIAEIAAAGPQE, encoded by the coding sequence ATGAAAAAATCAGGTGTAATTTCTCTCGAACTCGGTATTGAGCTTCCGCAAGGCATGTGGACATTCACGCCTTCGCTGTTATATTCGGAAGATGAATTAATTCTTGTGGACACAGGCGTGGCGGGAATGGTGCAAGAAGTATCCTCCAAGTTGAAGGAAGCTGGATATTCCATTGAACAGTTAACAGGTATTCTGCTCACGCATCAGGACCCGGATCATATTGGCAATCTAACCGAAATCATCAAGACCTATCCGGGTAAAAAGGTGTATGCACATGCTGCTGATCGTCCTTATATCGATGGAGAGCTTCCCCTTCTAAAACAAATGCCTCCAACAGTGCAGCTCAAAACGGCCCATTTCCCTTTAGTGTCTGGAGCTGTCGTTACAGATACTGTTGAAGATGGCGACGAATTGGCATTCGGTGGCGGAGTCATTGTTATTGAGACGCCAGGACATACACCTGGGCATATCAGTTTGTACCAACCTGCTTCCAAAACATTAATTGCTGGTGATGCCATGTTAATTCGCGGGGGACAACTGCAAGGACCTAACCCCGTGCAGACACCGGATTTGAAGCAAGCTTACGAATCGCTAAGCAAATTTGCTGCATATGACATCGAAAAAATCCTCTGTTATCACGGTGGTTGGTATGAAGGGAATGTAAACGAACGAATTGCGGAAATTGCAGCAGCCGGACCACAGGAATAA